The following proteins come from a genomic window of Natrinema saccharevitans:
- a CDS encoding DsbA family oxidoreductase codes for MTDADSGPTPETTDRIEIYADYVCPFCYLGTRSLAQYREDRDEPLTVDWHPFDLRSGKRNPDGSIDHDVDDGKGDEYYEQARQNVRRLQEEYGVEMAQEIATDVDSFDAQVASWYVKGEYPDRWAAFDEAIYAALWQDGRDIGDVDVLADLAADCELPVDEVRDAVDDDGIRAELEDLFAQAQQTGVTGVPTFVSDGRVARGSVPPEHLERLVEGQ; via the coding sequence ATGACCGACGCTGACTCCGGACCGACCCCCGAGACGACCGACCGAATCGAAATCTACGCCGACTACGTCTGCCCGTTCTGTTATCTGGGGACCCGCTCGCTCGCACAGTACCGTGAGGATCGCGACGAGCCCCTGACCGTCGACTGGCACCCCTTCGATCTGCGAAGCGGGAAGCGAAACCCCGACGGCTCGATCGATCACGACGTCGACGACGGCAAGGGCGACGAGTACTACGAGCAGGCCAGACAGAACGTCCGCCGACTGCAGGAGGAGTACGGCGTCGAGATGGCCCAGGAGATCGCGACCGACGTCGACTCTTTCGACGCGCAGGTCGCCTCGTGGTACGTCAAGGGGGAGTACCCCGATCGGTGGGCGGCCTTCGACGAAGCCATCTACGCGGCGCTGTGGCAGGACGGTCGCGACATCGGCGACGTCGACGTGCTGGCCGATCTCGCGGCCGACTGCGAGCTACCGGTCGACGAGGTTCGGGACGCGGTCGACGACGACGGCATCCGGGCGGAACTCGAGGACCTGTTCGCACAGGCCCAGCAGACGGGCGTCACCGGCGTCCCGACGTTCGTCTCGGACGGCCGCGTCGCCCGCGGCTCGGTCCCGCCGGAACACCTCGAGCGACTCGTCGAGGGCCAGTAG
- a CDS encoding TrmB family transcriptional regulator, with product MASLRDLGLSEYEARAYRSLLNTGPTTAKELSRASDVPMGRIYDVLNSIEQYNLVRSQTASRPKKYVAVEPSTALDRLLEDKKRELEEKADQYESIVDDLADELDAAEPVEEQFWTAAVGPEETKDLLLERLAAADRDIVMVSSHPSPQWDMQAASEEINAQLEDALDRGVSIDLLMTREMVGSMSEEVGRRYRETLQQREDFDVRTNNDITGSFNIIDGVEVCIQVPNPLSSGEAFAMIDLKDPEFAANVHEEFVPRWEEAEPLEF from the coding sequence ATGGCCAGTCTCAGGGACCTCGGGCTCTCCGAGTACGAAGCTCGAGCCTACCGATCGCTGCTCAACACCGGCCCCACAACGGCCAAAGAGTTGTCCCGGGCGAGCGACGTCCCGATGGGGCGGATCTACGACGTGTTGAACAGTATCGAACAGTACAACCTCGTCCGCAGCCAGACCGCCAGCCGGCCGAAGAAGTACGTCGCCGTCGAGCCCTCGACGGCGCTGGATCGTCTCCTCGAGGACAAGAAACGCGAACTCGAGGAAAAGGCCGACCAGTACGAATCGATCGTCGACGATCTGGCGGACGAACTCGACGCGGCCGAACCCGTCGAGGAGCAGTTCTGGACCGCCGCGGTCGGCCCCGAGGAGACGAAGGACCTGCTCTTAGAGCGGTTGGCGGCCGCCGACCGTGACATCGTGATGGTCTCGTCTCACCCGTCGCCCCAGTGGGACATGCAGGCCGCCAGCGAGGAGATCAACGCCCAGCTCGAGGACGCCCTCGATCGCGGGGTGTCGATCGACCTGCTGATGACTCGGGAGATGGTCGGTTCGATGTCGGAGGAGGTGGGGCGGCGCTACCGGGAGACCTTGCAGCAACGCGAGGACTTCGACGTTCGCACAAACAACGACATCACGGGCTCGTTCAACATCATCGACGGCGTCGAGGTCTGCATTCAGGTGCCCAACCCGCTGTCCTCGGGCGAGGCCTTCGCCATGATCGATCTGAAGGACCCGGAGTTCGCCGCGAACGTCCACGAGGAGTTCGTCCCGCGGTGGGAGGAGGCCGAGCCGCTCGAGTTCTAA
- a CDS encoding DNA-directed RNA polymerase subunit epsilon, with amino-acid sequence MQDDGADSGPASERAPVETDDERRLETRPGSGSLSRADVQRDSTVRQWGVVTPSATVIGRAESPDADLSESVRRLHDEQHAATPGYSERAHHLDRLRTTQALCNALEVTPWQRDLALGVMDEIDLTEFGSQRAIEKVALVVIRHVVDADRKQYFGLDDIDAQALSADRMEELFAQYRAHDITDEEPFERLASAYGLDTTSLNRLRRVLKEQLEDELPAYGRNPYRDPNLPNATGTGDAPASESES; translated from the coding sequence ATGCAAGACGACGGTGCCGACTCCGGTCCAGCGTCCGAGCGAGCCCCGGTCGAGACGGACGACGAGCGCCGCCTCGAGACCCGACCCGGCTCCGGCTCGCTCTCGCGGGCGGACGTCCAGCGCGACTCGACGGTCCGCCAGTGGGGCGTCGTCACGCCGAGCGCGACGGTCATCGGGCGGGCGGAGTCGCCCGACGCCGACCTCTCCGAGAGCGTGCGTCGTCTCCACGACGAACAGCACGCGGCCACGCCGGGCTACAGCGAGCGCGCCCACCACCTCGATCGACTGCGGACCACGCAGGCGCTGTGTAACGCCCTCGAGGTGACGCCGTGGCAGCGCGATCTGGCGCTGGGCGTCATGGACGAGATCGACCTCACCGAGTTCGGCAGCCAGCGCGCCATCGAGAAGGTCGCGCTGGTGGTGATCCGCCACGTCGTCGACGCTGACCGGAAGCAGTACTTCGGGCTCGACGACATCGACGCCCAGGCGCTGTCGGCCGACCGCATGGAAGAACTGTTCGCCCAGTACCGGGCCCACGACATCACCGACGAGGAACCGTTCGAGCGGCTCGCGTCGGCGTACGGGCTCGATACGACGAGCCTGAACCGGCTTCGTCGCGTCCTCAAGGAACAACTCGAGGACGAGCTGCCGGCCTACGGCCGTAACCCCTACCGCGACCCGAACCTGCCGAACGCGACCGGGACCGGCGACGCGCCGGCGTCCGAATCGGAGTCGTAG
- a CDS encoding universal stress protein, translating into MYETILLPTDGSDHAATVADHAIDVAATRDATLHVLSVVDDRAFLVLDEDRVEQVRDDLEATAREAVDEAATRAADRGVETTTAVDTGNPAECIVDYAASEPVDLIVMGTSGDEYERNVVGSVSQRVVREAPVPVTTVGPDV; encoded by the coding sequence ATGTACGAGACGATCCTGCTTCCGACGGACGGCAGCGACCACGCGGCGACCGTCGCCGATCACGCCATCGACGTCGCGGCCACCCGTGACGCGACCCTCCACGTCCTCTCGGTCGTCGACGACCGCGCCTTTCTCGTCCTCGACGAGGACCGCGTCGAGCAGGTCCGCGACGATCTCGAGGCGACCGCCCGCGAAGCCGTCGACGAGGCGGCGACCCGTGCCGCCGACCGCGGCGTCGAGACGACGACGGCCGTCGACACCGGAAACCCGGCCGAGTGTATCGTCGACTACGCCGCGAGCGAGCCCGTCGACCTGATCGTCATGGGGACCAGCGGCGACGAGTACGAACGGAACGTCGTCGGCAGCGTTTCACAGCGAGTCGTCCGCGAGGCCCCGGTTCCGGTCACGACCGTCGGTCCCGACGTTTAA
- a CDS encoding NAD+ synthase translates to MIDLRFSESELERRREHITSFIEERVAAAGADGAVLGLSGGIDSTLTAYLAVEALGTENLHGLVLPATVSSEEHMSDAEWVAQELGIGYDVLEVEPIVDAVLAAYPEAEGDREAVGNARARVRAVLNYLVANHEERLVLGTGNRSEAAVGYFTKYGDGAVDCHPIGNLYKGQVRQLARHVGVPEELAAKTATAELWADQTDEDELGIGYDTLDSILATHIDGPLSVAATARLLAIDEDTVERVRGMYERSAHKRTVPPAPDPLD, encoded by the coding sequence ATGATCGACCTTCGATTTTCGGAGTCGGAACTCGAGCGGCGTCGCGAACACATCACGTCCTTCATCGAGGAGCGGGTCGCGGCCGCGGGGGCCGACGGTGCCGTGCTTGGCCTTTCGGGCGGAATCGACAGCACGCTGACGGCCTATCTCGCCGTCGAGGCGCTCGGCACCGAGAACCTCCACGGGCTCGTTCTCCCGGCGACGGTCAGCAGCGAGGAGCACATGAGCGACGCCGAGTGGGTCGCCCAGGAGCTGGGGATCGGCTACGACGTCCTCGAGGTCGAGCCGATCGTCGACGCCGTGCTGGCGGCCTATCCCGAAGCCGAGGGCGACCGCGAGGCGGTGGGCAACGCCCGCGCCCGCGTCCGGGCGGTTCTGAACTACCTCGTCGCCAACCACGAGGAACGTCTCGTACTCGGGACTGGAAACCGGAGCGAGGCCGCGGTGGGCTACTTCACCAAGTACGGCGACGGCGCGGTCGACTGTCACCCAATCGGGAACCTCTATAAGGGACAGGTCCGCCAGCTCGCTCGCCACGTCGGCGTCCCCGAGGAACTCGCCGCCAAGACCGCCACCGCGGAGCTGTGGGCCGACCAGACCGACGAGGACGAACTCGGGATCGGCTACGACACCCTCGATTCGATCCTCGCGACTCACATCGACGGCCCGCTGTCGGTCGCCGCGACCGCTCGGTTGCTCGCGATCGATGAGGACACGGTCGAACGGGTTCGCGGCATGTACGAGCGCAGTGCCCACAAACGCACCGTCCCGCCGGCTCCGGACCCGCTGGACTGA
- a CDS encoding KaiC domain-containing protein, whose product MVPVSDDADDADDDWFDRALDDEADAEDDPSEAIDEPDSSGDGPTPTAADDVTDGERDDSLFEEDFGSALHDTDAPAIDADVGPGTDGPEGFDDLDFVLGGDEPDFDEAVDSDLPRLELGIEGLDRMIQGGIPKRSLIVAMGSAGTGKTTFGLQFLTHGLEQGERAVFITLEESRDHVITSATEKGYGFDEYVADGQLAVVDVDPIEMANSLASIRNELPALVEEFGASRLVLDSVSLLEMMYEDRAKRRNEIYDFARSLKEAGVTALLTSEASPETAYSSRYGIVEYLTDAVFVLQYVRPDDFRETRLAVEIQKIRDANHSREKKPYEITGEGISVYQQANLF is encoded by the coding sequence GTGGTTCCCGTGAGCGACGACGCGGACGATGCGGACGACGACTGGTTCGATCGCGCACTCGACGACGAGGCCGACGCCGAGGACGATCCGTCCGAGGCGATCGACGAACCGGACTCGAGCGGCGATGGCCCGACCCCGACGGCCGCGGACGACGTCACCGACGGTGAACGCGACGACTCCCTCTTCGAGGAAGACTTCGGCTCGGCCCTGCACGATACCGACGCCCCGGCGATCGACGCCGACGTCGGCCCCGGGACCGACGGCCCCGAGGGGTTCGACGACCTCGATTTCGTCCTCGGAGGCGACGAACCCGACTTCGACGAGGCGGTCGACTCGGACCTCCCGCGACTCGAGCTCGGCATCGAGGGCCTCGACCGGATGATTCAGGGCGGCATCCCGAAGCGTTCGCTGATCGTCGCGATGGGCAGCGCCGGCACCGGCAAGACCACCTTCGGCCTACAGTTTCTCACTCACGGCCTCGAGCAAGGCGAACGCGCCGTCTTCATCACGCTCGAAGAGAGCCGCGATCACGTGATCACCAGCGCGACCGAGAAGGGCTACGGCTTCGACGAGTACGTCGCCGACGGCCAGCTGGCCGTCGTCGACGTCGATCCCATCGAGATGGCCAACAGCCTCGCCTCGATCCGCAACGAACTCCCCGCACTCGTCGAGGAGTTCGGCGCCTCGCGGCTCGTGTTGGACTCGGTCTCCCTGCTCGAGATGATGTACGAGGACCGCGCGAAACGACGCAACGAGATCTACGACTTCGCCCGGAGCCTGAAGGAGGCGGGCGTCACCGCCCTGCTGACCAGCGAGGCTTCCCCGGAGACGGCCTACTCCTCGCGGTACGGAATCGTCGAGTATCTCACGGACGCCGTCTTCGTCCTGCAGTACGTCCGTCCCGACGACTTCCGGGAGACGCGGCTGGCGGTCGAGATTCAGAAGATCCGCGACGCGAACCACTCCCGGGAGAAAAAGCCCTACGAGATCACCGGCGAGGGGATCTCGGTCTACCAGCAGGCGAACCTGTTCTAG
- a CDS encoding nucleotidyltransferase domain-containing protein: MTSVSAAIRATVDDHLTAIERDRDVWVALAVAHGSHAWGAAGPDSDYDVRFVYVPTDLRRYAHLEGPPETIVETDGEFEYQGWDVRTFARLLADSNDGAIDLLRSPIRYRTAFDPTDLGAYVERAYNPMDLYHTWRGIATNNYRKYLSHHLVRSDDELFPILEVCDDEYVVETDDGTTTVAADDDRFRETRTRPTVKRNLVIARAAMAARYLKATGDRGDHDLPALEFESFLTEQAPAVFNADRIERARDLLERKRTGEGDERIGDAIGRAFAHPPREIDPDVHARAGPDPDRLDGFVDELIAAVR, translated from the coding sequence CTGACCAGCGTCTCGGCAGCCATCCGTGCGACCGTCGACGACCACTTGACGGCGATCGAGCGCGACCGTGACGTCTGGGTCGCGCTGGCGGTCGCCCACGGCAGCCACGCGTGGGGTGCGGCCGGTCCCGACAGCGACTACGACGTCAGGTTCGTCTACGTACCGACGGACCTGCGTCGGTACGCCCACCTCGAGGGACCGCCGGAGACGATCGTCGAGACGGACGGCGAGTTCGAGTATCAGGGCTGGGACGTGCGGACGTTCGCGCGGCTGTTGGCCGACTCCAACGACGGGGCGATCGATCTGCTCCGGAGTCCGATCCGCTATCGAACCGCGTTCGACCCCACGGATCTCGGAGCGTACGTCGAACGGGCCTACAACCCGATGGATCTCTATCACACGTGGCGGGGTATCGCGACGAACAACTACCGGAAGTATCTCTCACACCACCTGGTCCGGAGCGACGACGAACTCTTCCCGATTCTGGAGGTGTGCGACGACGAGTACGTCGTCGAGACCGACGACGGGACGACGACGGTCGCGGCCGACGACGACCGTTTTCGAGAAACCCGGACGAGGCCTACGGTGAAGCGCAACCTCGTGATCGCCCGGGCGGCGATGGCCGCGCGGTACCTGAAAGCAACCGGGGACCGCGGCGACCACGACCTGCCCGCGCTCGAGTTCGAGTCGTTCCTCACCGAGCAAGCGCCCGCCGTCTTCAACGCCGATCGGATCGAACGGGCTCGAGACCTCCTCGAGCGAAAGCGGACCGGCGAGGGCGACGAGCGGATCGGCGACGCCATCGGTCGGGCGTTTGCCCACCCGCCGCGGGAGATCGATCCGGACGTTCACGCGCGGGCCGGTCCCGACCCCGACCGCCTCGACGGGTTCGTCGACGAGTTGATCGCGGCGGTCCGGTAG
- a CDS encoding transcription initiation factor IIB, whose amino-acid sequence MASPTRQRERDPETTTAKTQESERERVCDECDGGTLVKSEDQGELICDQCGLIVEGSNIDHGPEWRAFNHSERQNKSRVGAPTTQTMHDKGLTTAIDWKNQDAYGRSISSDKRSQMRRLRKWQERIRTKDAGERNLQFALSETDRMASSLAIPRSVREVACVIYRRALDEDLIRGRSIEGVATSTLYAACRMEGIPRSLEEVAAVSRVERKEIGRTYRYVAQELNLEMEPVNPKKYVPRFCSELELSEEVQVKANEIIDVTTEKGLLSGKSPTGYAAAAIYAASLLCNEKKTQREVSDVAQVTEVTIRNRYQEQIEAMGIHE is encoded by the coding sequence ATGGCAAGCCCCACCCGCCAGCGCGAACGCGATCCTGAAACAACGACAGCAAAAACGCAGGAATCGGAGCGCGAGCGGGTGTGTGACGAGTGCGACGGCGGGACGCTCGTCAAGAGCGAGGACCAGGGGGAACTCATCTGTGACCAGTGCGGACTGATCGTCGAGGGGAGCAACATCGACCACGGGCCCGAGTGGCGCGCGTTCAACCACTCCGAGCGCCAGAACAAGTCCCGAGTGGGCGCGCCGACGACCCAGACGATGCACGACAAGGGCCTGACGACCGCCATCGACTGGAAGAACCAGGACGCCTACGGCCGCTCGATCTCCTCGGACAAACGCAGTCAGATGCGCCGCCTGCGCAAGTGGCAGGAACGCATCCGGACCAAAGACGCCGGCGAACGGAACCTCCAGTTCGCCCTCTCCGAGACCGACCGGATGGCCTCCTCGCTCGCTATCCCCCGCTCGGTCCGGGAGGTCGCCTGCGTCATCTACCGGCGCGCGCTAGACGAGGACCTCATCCGCGGGCGCTCGATCGAGGGCGTCGCCACCAGCACCCTCTATGCCGCCTGCCGGATGGAGGGCATCCCCCGCTCGCTCGAGGAGGTCGCCGCCGTCTCCCGGGTCGAACGCAAGGAGATCGGCCGCACGTATCGGTACGTCGCCCAGGAACTCAACCTCGAGATGGAGCCGGTCAACCCCAAGAAGTACGTTCCTCGGTTCTGCTCGGAACTCGAGCTCTCCGAGGAGGTCCAGGTGAAGGCAAACGAGATCATCGACGTCACGACCGAGAAGGGGCTGCTCTCGGGCAAGTCCCCGACCGGCTACGCCGCGGCCGCGATCTACGCCGCCTCCCTGCTCTGTAACGAGAAGAAGACACAGCGCGAGGTCTCCGACGTCGCGCAGGTGACCGAGGTCACGATTCGGAACCGGTATCAGGAGCAGATCGAAGCGATGGGCATCCACGAGTAA
- a CDS encoding amphi-Trp domain-containing protein encodes MAQRTTADETLPREEFAAYLRELATELEDESETVSIRVGNKNVSLNPPRNIDVSVETVERSSMLRGDRETVEIELSWKP; translated from the coding sequence ATGGCGCAACGGACGACAGCCGACGAAACACTGCCACGGGAGGAATTCGCCGCCTACCTTCGGGAACTCGCCACGGAACTCGAGGACGAGAGCGAGACGGTCTCGATACGGGTCGGCAACAAGAACGTATCGCTGAATCCGCCGCGTAACATCGATGTCTCGGTCGAGACGGTCGAGCGGTCCTCGATGCTCCGGGGCGATCGCGAGACGGTCGAGATCGAACTGAGCTGGAAACCCTAA
- a CDS encoding GNAT family N-acetyltransferase, whose translation MPDSTFLTGERVDLRPIEEADLDYLRDAINDPAIWRPIGGSRPINRKQEQEFFDEVVCGDDGVHLLITADDAPVGTIGLREIDWEAGRGEVGYWIDPDEHGQGYGTEATELMVAYAFDQLGLHRIEARVFEFNEASQRLLESVGFVREGTSREFEFVDGEYRDTHWYGLLEDEWRDRES comes from the coding sequence ATGCCCGATTCGACGTTCCTCACCGGCGAGAGGGTCGATCTCCGACCGATCGAGGAAGCCGACCTCGACTACCTGCGCGATGCGATCAACGATCCGGCGATCTGGCGACCGATCGGCGGCTCTCGTCCGATCAACCGCAAACAGGAACAGGAGTTCTTCGACGAGGTGGTGTGTGGTGACGACGGCGTCCACCTGCTGATCACCGCCGACGACGCGCCGGTCGGGACGATCGGCCTCCGCGAGATCGACTGGGAGGCCGGACGCGGCGAGGTCGGCTACTGGATCGACCCCGACGAACACGGGCAGGGGTACGGCACCGAGGCGACCGAACTGATGGTCGCGTACGCCTTCGACCAGCTGGGCCTCCACCGGATCGAGGCCCGCGTGTTCGAGTTCAACGAGGCCTCTCAGCGGCTCCTCGAGTCGGTCGGGTTCGTTCGCGAAGGAACTAGCCGGGAGTTCGAGTTCGTCGACGGGGAGTACCGGGACACCCACTGGTACGGGCTACTCGAGGACGAGTGGCGAGACCGGGAGTCGTAG
- a CDS encoding DUF255 domain-containing protein encodes MDDTTRVEWREWGQAAFDEAAEADRPVLLSLTATWCDHCHEMDEETYAEPRIAANLNDSFVPVRVDVDRYPRVRDRYNMGGFPSTVFLAPNGEVLTGAGYLGPDGMRQVLDSVRTMWETKGSGAARVPRPLREDNPPAGELTAEIEQGMLGHLTDTYDETAGGWGQSPKFPLPDALEFALKRDREMALRSYDAVSANLLDEYDGGFYRFATDRDWSGLQREKLLDSNGALVRAFANAYLLTGRDEYREPAADTIDYLTTTLWNDAVDAFANSQSPGDADAHSLDATDRAAADEPPVDPGVFAGPNALAIDGLLTYYAYTDDERARRYAERALETLRTDLLADGVVAHAREDTIDRDEGSEALPLLTNQARALAALTTVASTLETDALADATAIADATIERLHDGDSFLDGPADGVGLCDRPLRPLDANVAFADALIDLAALSGEDRYREYARETLEAFAGASDRFGVQIAGYATAASRLLEGPLVIRVGADAGSDLHRAALRMADHEKVVVPDADRESGTARADLGEAVSATAETPAELSDAVQRLLD; translated from the coding sequence ATGGACGATACGACCCGCGTCGAGTGGCGCGAGTGGGGACAGGCGGCCTTCGACGAGGCCGCCGAGGCCGACCGCCCCGTCTTGCTCTCGCTGACCGCGACGTGGTGTGACCACTGCCACGAGATGGACGAGGAAACCTACGCCGAGCCCCGGATCGCGGCCAACCTCAACGACAGTTTCGTCCCCGTCCGGGTCGACGTCGATCGGTACCCGCGGGTCCGCGACCGGTACAACATGGGCGGCTTTCCCTCGACGGTCTTTCTCGCCCCGAACGGCGAGGTCCTGACCGGCGCGGGCTATCTCGGCCCCGACGGGATGCGTCAGGTCTTGGACAGCGTTCGGACCATGTGGGAGACGAAAGGAAGCGGTGCCGCCCGCGTTCCCCGACCGCTTCGGGAGGACAACCCGCCGGCCGGCGAGCTAACCGCCGAGATCGAACAGGGGATGCTCGGCCACCTCACCGACACCTACGACGAGACCGCCGGCGGCTGGGGCCAGAGCCCGAAGTTCCCCCTGCCCGACGCCCTCGAGTTCGCGCTCAAACGCGACCGCGAGATGGCTCTGCGGTCCTACGACGCGGTCAGCGCGAACCTGTTAGACGAGTACGACGGCGGCTTCTACCGGTTCGCGACCGACCGGGACTGGTCGGGGCTCCAGCGCGAGAAGCTGCTCGACTCCAACGGCGCGTTGGTCCGGGCCTTCGCCAACGCCTACCTGCTGACCGGGAGAGACGAGTACCGCGAGCCCGCCGCCGACACCATCGATTACCTGACGACGACGCTGTGGAACGACGCGGTCGACGCCTTCGCCAACAGCCAGTCCCCGGGCGACGCCGACGCCCACAGCCTCGACGCGACCGATCGCGCGGCCGCCGACGAACCGCCGGTCGATCCGGGGGTCTTCGCCGGGCCGAACGCGCTGGCCATCGACGGCCTGCTGACCTACTACGCCTACACCGACGACGAGCGGGCCCGCCGGTACGCCGAGCGCGCCCTCGAGACCCTCCGGACGGACCTGCTCGCTGACGGCGTCGTCGCACACGCACGCGAAGACACGATCGACCGTGACGAGGGCAGCGAGGCGCTCCCCCTGCTCACCAATCAGGCCCGCGCGTTAGCGGCCCTGACGACGGTCGCCAGTACCCTCGAGACGGACGCGCTGGCGGACGCGACGGCGATCGCCGACGCGACGATCGAGCGGCTCCACGACGGGGACTCGTTCCTCGACGGCCCCGCGGACGGGGTCGGACTCTGCGATCGCCCGCTGCGGCCTCTGGACGCCAACGTCGCCTTTGCGGACGCGCTGATCGATCTGGCGGCGCTGTCCGGCGAGGACCGCTACCGCGAGTACGCCCGAGAAACGCTCGAGGCCTTTGCGGGGGCCAGCGACCGCTTCGGCGTCCAGATCGCCGGGTACGCGACGGCGGCCTCCCGACTGCTCGAGGGCCCGCTGGTGATCCGGGTCGGTGCCGACGCAGGCTCCGACCTCCATCGGGCGGCCCTGCGGATGGCCGACCACGAGAAGGTGGTCGTCCCCGACGCCGACCGCGAGTCGGGGACGGCGCGGGCCGACCTGGGCGAGGCCGTGTCAGCTACTGCCGAAACTCCCGCCGAGTTGAGCGACGCGGTCCAGCGGCTTCTCGACTGA
- a CDS encoding NAD(+)/NADH kinase codes for MDVAVGIVAQRDNERAQDLAAALVDALEGAGASAVVDEATGEAIAATAVPVGSMGDRDLVVSIGGDGTLLFVAREVGPTPIMGVNLGEVGFLNAVAPENAVDVVTDIVADIARTGRVEGRELARLRATGVDEDWTLAPALNEIVVHGRRRGHGGGATIEVRVDGQSYAESHADGVLVATPTGSTAYNLSEGGPLVHPATDAVIVTQMAAAESMPPLVVEPDTEISLTVTGADTAYAISDGRNRRRLEPPATVSVTPAADPVTLVGPRANFFDGLDKLE; via the coding sequence ATGGACGTCGCCGTCGGAATCGTCGCCCAGCGCGACAACGAGCGTGCACAGGACCTCGCCGCCGCCCTCGTCGACGCCCTCGAGGGGGCCGGCGCGAGCGCAGTCGTCGACGAAGCCACGGGCGAGGCGATCGCGGCGACGGCCGTGCCGGTCGGCTCGATGGGCGATCGCGACCTCGTCGTGAGCATCGGCGGCGACGGGACCCTGCTGTTCGTGGCCCGCGAGGTCGGCCCCACGCCGATCATGGGCGTCAACCTCGGTGAGGTCGGCTTTCTCAACGCCGTCGCACCCGAAAACGCCGTCGACGTCGTCACCGACATCGTCGCGGACATCGCGCGCACGGGCCGGGTCGAGGGCCGGGAACTGGCGCGGCTCCGGGCGACCGGCGTCGACGAGGACTGGACGCTCGCGCCCGCGCTCAACGAGATCGTCGTCCACGGACGGCGACGCGGCCACGGCGGCGGTGCGACGATCGAGGTTCGGGTCGACGGCCAGTCGTACGCGGAGAGCCACGCCGACGGCGTCCTCGTCGCGACCCCGACGGGATCGACCGCCTACAACCTGAGCGAGGGCGGGCCGCTGGTCCACCCCGCGACGGACGCCGTCATCGTCACGCAGATGGCCGCGGCCGAGTCGATGCCGCCGCTGGTCGTCGAACCGGACACCGAAATCAGCCTCACGGTCACCGGTGCCGACACCGCCTACGCGATCAGCGACGGCCGCAACAGACGGCGCCTCGAGCCGCCCGCGACGGTCTCGGTTACGCCGGCGGCCGACCCGGTCACGCTCGTCGGCCCGCGGGCGAACTTCTTCGACGGCCTCGACAAACTCGAGTGA
- the mptA gene encoding GTP cyclohydrolase MptA codes for MSHQLPDVQATSPDVTVGLSQVGVTGVDKLVKIAREGKRPIVLTAEFEVFVDLPGWRKGADMSRNMEVIDEILEDATREEAYGVEEVCGEAAERLLEKHDYTSKAEVSMEAEFMRREQTPASDRETQHTVDIVASATATGEGTREEIGATVTGMTVCPCSQGMSAARAKETLEDLGVEEGTITEFLEEVPQPGHSQRGHATLTVEAGGDPEVDLNDIIDIARDSMSARIYNLAKRPDEDHMTYAAHADAKFVEDCVRALAEGVVDEFDHLPDDAVITMSQSNDESIHQHNAHAERVVKLGTLRDEIES; via the coding sequence ATGAGTCATCAGTTACCGGACGTGCAAGCCACGTCACCGGACGTCACCGTCGGCCTGAGTCAGGTCGGCGTCACGGGCGTCGACAAGCTCGTCAAGATCGCCCGCGAGGGGAAGCGACCGATCGTCCTCACGGCCGAGTTCGAGGTCTTCGTAGATCTCCCCGGCTGGCGTAAGGGGGCCGACATGAGCCGCAACATGGAGGTCATCGACGAGATCTTGGAGGACGCGACTCGCGAGGAGGCCTACGGCGTCGAGGAGGTCTGTGGCGAGGCCGCCGAACGGTTGCTCGAGAAACACGACTACACCTCGAAGGCGGAGGTCTCGATGGAAGCGGAGTTCATGCGCCGGGAGCAGACCCCCGCGAGCGACCGCGAGACTCAGCACACGGTCGACATCGTCGCCTCGGCGACGGCGACCGGCGAGGGGACCCGCGAGGAGATCGGCGCGACGGTCACCGGGATGACCGTCTGCCCCTGCTCGCAGGGGATGTCCGCCGCCCGCGCGAAAGAGACCCTCGAGGATTTGGGCGTCGAGGAGGGGACGATCACGGAGTTCTTAGAGGAGGTGCCACAGCCGGGCCACTCCCAGCGAGGGCACGCGACGCTGACCGTCGAAGCGGGCGGCGATCCCGAGGTCGATCTGAACGACATCATCGACATCGCTCGTGACTCGATGAGCGCGCGGATCTACAACCTCGCGAAACGGCCCGACGAGGACCACATGACCTACGCGGCCCACGCCGACGCGAAGTTCGTCGAGGACTGCGTGCGCGCGCTGGCGGAGGGCGTCGTCGACGAGTTCGACCACCTGCCCGACGACGCGGTGATCACGATGAGCCAGTCCAACGACGAGTCGATCCACCAGCACAACGCCCACGCCGAGCGGGTCGTCAAGCTGGGGACGCTGCGCGACGAGATCGAGAGTTAG